A stretch of the Arachis stenosperma cultivar V10309 chromosome 6, arast.V10309.gnm1.PFL2, whole genome shotgun sequence genome encodes the following:
- the LOC130936697 gene encoding histone H1-like translates to MSSEEPTVAVEQPAAEPEATAEPPPEAEPENPTPKPKKAAKEPKPKKPAAPRSRNPSHPPYEEMVKDAIVTLKEKNGSSQYAIQKFVEEKQKQLPSNFRKLLLYHLKKLVSSGKLVKVKGSFKLPPVRSAAPKPAAAAPAKKKAAAAKPKPKPKPKAKPASKAKATKTKSAAAKAPAKAKPAAKPKPKAKPAAKPKAVAAKTKAAPAKSKAKAKTAPAAKPKAAAKPKPAAKPKPKPKERPSKASRTSTRTSPGKKAPAAKPAAKKAAPAKKAPAKGAKAKTVKSPAKKATTARRGRK, encoded by the exons ATGTCGTCGGAAGAGCCAACCGTGGCCGTAGAGCAACCTGCAGCTGAGCCCGAAGCAACCGCCGAGCCACCTCCCGAGGCAGAGCCCGAGAACCCAACTCCCAAGCCCAAGAAGGCCGCTAAGGAGCCCAAGCCCAAAAAACCCGCGGCTCCTAGATCCCGAAACCCCTCTCACCCTCCCTACGAAGAG ATGGTTAAGGACGCGATTGTGACGTTGAAGGAGAAAAACGGTTCCAGTCAATACGCGATTCAGAAGTTCGTAGAAGAGAAGCAGAAGCAGCTACCTTCCAACTTCAGGAAGCTCTTGTTGTATCATTTGAAGAAGCTCGTTTCTTCTGGAAAGCTCGTTAAGGTCAAAGGCTCCTTCAAGCTTCCTCCGGTCAGGTCTGCAGCTCCCAAACCCGCTGCTGCTGCCCCCGCCAAGAAGAAGGCTGCAGCTGCTAAGCCCAAGCCAAAGCCCAAGCCCAAAGCTAAGCCTGCTTCTAAGGCCAAGGCCACCAAAACTAAGTCAGCAGCAGCCAAAGCACCTGCCAAGGCCAAGCCCGCTGCAAAGCCCAAGCCCAAGGCCAAGCCAGCTGCTAAACCCAAGGCGGTTGCTGCTAAGACCAAGGCAGCTCCGGCCAAGTCTAAGGCCAAGGCTAAGACGGCGCCAGCTGCAAAGCCGAAGGCAGCTGCGAAGCCTAAACCGGCTGCTAAGCCCAAGCCCAAGCCCAAAGAGAGGCCCTCCAAGGCTTCTAGAACGTCGACGAGAACTTCACCGGGGAAGAAAGCCCCTGCCGCTAAACCTGCGGCGAAGAAGGCAGCTCCCGCGAAGAAAGCCCCTGCAAAGGGTGCAAAGGCGAAGACCGTGAAATCTCCTGCGAAGAAGGCGACGACGGCGAGAAGGGGGAGAAAGTGA